One Scylla paramamosain isolate STU-SP2022 chromosome 5, ASM3559412v1, whole genome shotgun sequence genomic region harbors:
- the LOC135100834 gene encoding uncharacterized protein LOC135100834 isoform X2 has protein sequence MNKGSSNHYTLLLQDEAETDGVCLEEEEEEVEDGLNGIEGEEEEEEEEEEEEEDEDEPMEDSDEEEIFSSSKHRSLPHHECSNLNGQNHLGGHGNEYQLLNNNDADLKTVLDTPITIWTPTPMSPARRACFIASIMFGILVVATFLWVLPCDVQPCEGELAMRDTEWAVKIERMVISQTQLVQRLTGGHNVLLSYHPSVNISSWDPDNSSLLEEEQIQFDSQFDCTSCVQGTTGNGHCGLLMLDGNLGRKNWRVPMRECAVGLQCDLLDVSGDGVPDCIVRGSNTMLFVIEVRYGNILWHAHQHRASDSSHSSQLSTAAPQLSVKLHNPGPAVLIPDVNGDGYEELLFPGRLVPEQAESPSQEYSSSETQMPETDPSPYSNHLVLVCGQSGSILGSPFVLKQCQKILSTMVHGKDLSYTCLTFGNVEEEDTISIKALLHQILGDTSSSEEPETFHKLKQINNQHASPSNQQNLCELFVFNNGVCPQCQSKVKLKTDDGEVLWQKDYEHSTVVSWAPLLSDNKCHGAILKVWELRHVTTTVKTAKPPPAMNRRTTRSSLVSEEMENFETEPTYIEKESEDEIHQKISLEENSTSDSHEKLEVPSEVFLKSPQKVSQENLIKTEGRDSHPDLQPPTTLESPRARRDFLHKLPEQYHEHSVHRHHNKQNSASHENHSQHTLHFASTEEHLQPDNTHDQENLYSSRKASTTASVPSSFPASMRTIHPTILAPSGYQLQQIHERLALLRSNGTVWHEETLTSLGLGIIRLCRSENSCLPSIKSHSKSVAVSTGVKERIWQLVSSSTTFDSTAVSGDQQHASPWTLTSIVRKIIVLV, from the exons ATGAATAAAG GAAGTAGCAACCACTacactcttcttcttcaagaTGAGGCAGAGACTGATGGAGTGTgcctagaggaagaggaagaggaagtagaagatgGACTAAATGGTattgaaggggaagaagaagaggaagaagaggaggaggaggaagaggaagatgaggatgagccCATGGAGGACAGTGATGAAGAGGAAATCTTCAGTAGCAGCAAGCATCGCTCTCTTCCACACCATGAATGTTCGAACCTCAATGGCCAAAATCATCTGG GAGGACATGGAAATGAGTACCAGCTTTTGAACAACAATGATGCTGACCTCAAGACAGTCTTGGACACCCCCATCACCATCTGGACACCTACTCCCATGTCTCCAGCCCGACGAGCCTGTTTCATTGCCTCCATCATGTTTGGCATCCTGGTGGTGGCAACCTTCCTGTGGGTGTTGCCATGTGACGTTCAGCCTTGTGAGGGGGAGCTAGCAATGCGGGATACAGAGTGGGCTGTCAAGATTGAAAGAATGG TCATAAGCCAGACACAACTAGTACAAAGGCTCACTGGGGGCCATAATGTGCTGCTCAGTTACCATCCTTCAGTCAACATATCCAGTTGGGATCCGGACAATTCTTCACTTCTAGAAGAAGAACAAATTCAGTTTG ACTCCCAGTTTGATTGTACAAGTTGTGTCCAGGGAACAACTGGCAATGGCCATTGTGGTCTTCTCATGCTGGATGGAAACTTGGGTAGAAAAAATTGGCGTGTTCCCATGAGAGAATGTGCTGTAGGGCTGCAGTGTGATTTG CTTGATGTTAGTGGAGATGGTGTGCCAGATTGCATTGTGCGAGGCAGTAACACAATGCTCTTTGTAATTGAGGTGCGCTATGGCAACATCTTATGGCATGCCCACCAACACAGGGCAAGTG atTCTAGTCATTCCTCTCAACTTTCAACTGCAGCACCACAGCTATCAGTGAAGTTACATAATCCAGGTCCAGCTGTTCTCATACCAGATGTTAATGGAGATGGGTATGAAGAGTTGTTGTTCCCTGGCAGACTTGTCCCAGAACAAGCAGAGTCCCCTAGCCAAGAGTACAGCAGCTCTGAGACCCAGATGCCTGAGACAGATCCGTCACCTTACTCAAATCATTTAGTTTTAGTCTGTGGACAGTCAGGTAGCATTCTTGGCTCTCCTTTTGTGTTGAAGCAGTGCCAAAAGATTCTCTCTACCATGGTGCATGGCAAAGATTTATCATATACCTGCCTAACTTTTGGAAATGTGG aggaggaagatacaATATCCATCAAAGCTCTGCTACATCAAATTTTGGGTGACACTTCCTCTTCAGAGGAGCCAGAGACTTTTCATAAGTTGAAACAGATAAACAATCAACATGCATCACCCAGCAACCAGCAAAATTTGTGTGAACTGTTTGTATTTAATAATGGTGTTTGCCCTCAGTGTCAGTCCAAGGTTAAACTAAAAACTGATGATGGTGAGGTCCTCTGGCAAAAAGACTATGAACACAGTACTGTAGTGTCCTGGGCACCTCTTCTCTCTGATAATAAATGCCATGGAGCAATTTTGAAGGTATGGGAGTTGAGGCATGTCACTACCACCGTCAAGACTGCTAAGCCACCACCTGCCATGAACCGGAGGACCACGCGTAGCAGCCTGGTTAGTGAGGAAATGGAAAACTTTGAAACTGAGCCTAcatatattgaaaaagaaagtgaagatgaaATTCATCAGAAAATTTCTTTAGAGGAAAACAGCACCTCAGATTCTCATGAGAAATTAGAAGTGCCCAGTGAAGTCTTCCTGAAGAGTCCTCAGAAAGTGAGTCAAGAGAATCTAATTAAAACTGAAGGAAGGGACAGCCATCCAGATTTACAGCCTCCAACAACACTAGAAAGCCCAAGAGCTAGAAGAGACTTCCTTCATAAGCTTCCTGAGCAATATCATGAACATTCAGTCCACAGACATCACAATAAGCAAAATTCTGCCAGTCATGAGAATCACAGCCAACACACACTACACTTTGCCTCTACTGAAGAACATCTCCAACCAGACAATACACATGACCAAGAGAATCTTTATTCTTCTAGAAAAGCATCCACAACTGCATCAGTGCCGAGTTCTTTCCCAGCAAGCATGAGAACAATTCATCCCACCATCCTTGCACCATCAGGCTATCAGCTACAACAGATACATGAGCGATTGGCTCTATTGAGAAGTAATGGCACAGTCTGGCATGAAGAGACTCTAACCAGTCTTGGTTTGGGAATCATTCGACTCTGCAGAAGTGAAAACTCATGCTTACCCTCCATAAAATCCCATAGCAAATCAG TTGCTGTCTCTactggagtgaaggagagaatcTGGCAGCTAGTGTCCAGCAGTACAACATTTGATAGCACTGCAGTCAGTGGAGATCAGCAACATGCTTCTCCATGGACACTAACATCCATCGTAAGGAAAATCATTGTTTTAGTATAG
- the LOC135100834 gene encoding uncharacterized protein LOC135100834 isoform X1, whose translation MNKGSSNHYTLLLQDEAETDGVCLEEEEEEVEDGLNGIEGEEEEEEEEEEEEEDEDEPMEDSDEEEIFSSSKHRSLPHHECSNLNGQNHLGKNGGHGNEYQLLNNNDADLKTVLDTPITIWTPTPMSPARRACFIASIMFGILVVATFLWVLPCDVQPCEGELAMRDTEWAVKIERMVISQTQLVQRLTGGHNVLLSYHPSVNISSWDPDNSSLLEEEQIQFDSQFDCTSCVQGTTGNGHCGLLMLDGNLGRKNWRVPMRECAVGLQCDLLDVSGDGVPDCIVRGSNTMLFVIEVRYGNILWHAHQHRASDSSHSSQLSTAAPQLSVKLHNPGPAVLIPDVNGDGYEELLFPGRLVPEQAESPSQEYSSSETQMPETDPSPYSNHLVLVCGQSGSILGSPFVLKQCQKILSTMVHGKDLSYTCLTFGNVEEEDTISIKALLHQILGDTSSSEEPETFHKLKQINNQHASPSNQQNLCELFVFNNGVCPQCQSKVKLKTDDGEVLWQKDYEHSTVVSWAPLLSDNKCHGAILKVWELRHVTTTVKTAKPPPAMNRRTTRSSLVSEEMENFETEPTYIEKESEDEIHQKISLEENSTSDSHEKLEVPSEVFLKSPQKVSQENLIKTEGRDSHPDLQPPTTLESPRARRDFLHKLPEQYHEHSVHRHHNKQNSASHENHSQHTLHFASTEEHLQPDNTHDQENLYSSRKASTTASVPSSFPASMRTIHPTILAPSGYQLQQIHERLALLRSNGTVWHEETLTSLGLGIIRLCRSENSCLPSIKSHSKSVAVSTGVKERIWQLVSSSTTFDSTAVSGDQQHASPWTLTSIVRKIIVLV comes from the exons ATGAATAAAG GAAGTAGCAACCACTacactcttcttcttcaagaTGAGGCAGAGACTGATGGAGTGTgcctagaggaagaggaagaggaagtagaagatgGACTAAATGGTattgaaggggaagaagaagaggaagaagaggaggaggaggaagaggaagatgaggatgagccCATGGAGGACAGTGATGAAGAGGAAATCTTCAGTAGCAGCAAGCATCGCTCTCTTCCACACCATGAATGTTCGAACCTCAATGGCCAAAATCATCTGGGTAAAAATG GAGGACATGGAAATGAGTACCAGCTTTTGAACAACAATGATGCTGACCTCAAGACAGTCTTGGACACCCCCATCACCATCTGGACACCTACTCCCATGTCTCCAGCCCGACGAGCCTGTTTCATTGCCTCCATCATGTTTGGCATCCTGGTGGTGGCAACCTTCCTGTGGGTGTTGCCATGTGACGTTCAGCCTTGTGAGGGGGAGCTAGCAATGCGGGATACAGAGTGGGCTGTCAAGATTGAAAGAATGG TCATAAGCCAGACACAACTAGTACAAAGGCTCACTGGGGGCCATAATGTGCTGCTCAGTTACCATCCTTCAGTCAACATATCCAGTTGGGATCCGGACAATTCTTCACTTCTAGAAGAAGAACAAATTCAGTTTG ACTCCCAGTTTGATTGTACAAGTTGTGTCCAGGGAACAACTGGCAATGGCCATTGTGGTCTTCTCATGCTGGATGGAAACTTGGGTAGAAAAAATTGGCGTGTTCCCATGAGAGAATGTGCTGTAGGGCTGCAGTGTGATTTG CTTGATGTTAGTGGAGATGGTGTGCCAGATTGCATTGTGCGAGGCAGTAACACAATGCTCTTTGTAATTGAGGTGCGCTATGGCAACATCTTATGGCATGCCCACCAACACAGGGCAAGTG atTCTAGTCATTCCTCTCAACTTTCAACTGCAGCACCACAGCTATCAGTGAAGTTACATAATCCAGGTCCAGCTGTTCTCATACCAGATGTTAATGGAGATGGGTATGAAGAGTTGTTGTTCCCTGGCAGACTTGTCCCAGAACAAGCAGAGTCCCCTAGCCAAGAGTACAGCAGCTCTGAGACCCAGATGCCTGAGACAGATCCGTCACCTTACTCAAATCATTTAGTTTTAGTCTGTGGACAGTCAGGTAGCATTCTTGGCTCTCCTTTTGTGTTGAAGCAGTGCCAAAAGATTCTCTCTACCATGGTGCATGGCAAAGATTTATCATATACCTGCCTAACTTTTGGAAATGTGG aggaggaagatacaATATCCATCAAAGCTCTGCTACATCAAATTTTGGGTGACACTTCCTCTTCAGAGGAGCCAGAGACTTTTCATAAGTTGAAACAGATAAACAATCAACATGCATCACCCAGCAACCAGCAAAATTTGTGTGAACTGTTTGTATTTAATAATGGTGTTTGCCCTCAGTGTCAGTCCAAGGTTAAACTAAAAACTGATGATGGTGAGGTCCTCTGGCAAAAAGACTATGAACACAGTACTGTAGTGTCCTGGGCACCTCTTCTCTCTGATAATAAATGCCATGGAGCAATTTTGAAGGTATGGGAGTTGAGGCATGTCACTACCACCGTCAAGACTGCTAAGCCACCACCTGCCATGAACCGGAGGACCACGCGTAGCAGCCTGGTTAGTGAGGAAATGGAAAACTTTGAAACTGAGCCTAcatatattgaaaaagaaagtgaagatgaaATTCATCAGAAAATTTCTTTAGAGGAAAACAGCACCTCAGATTCTCATGAGAAATTAGAAGTGCCCAGTGAAGTCTTCCTGAAGAGTCCTCAGAAAGTGAGTCAAGAGAATCTAATTAAAACTGAAGGAAGGGACAGCCATCCAGATTTACAGCCTCCAACAACACTAGAAAGCCCAAGAGCTAGAAGAGACTTCCTTCATAAGCTTCCTGAGCAATATCATGAACATTCAGTCCACAGACATCACAATAAGCAAAATTCTGCCAGTCATGAGAATCACAGCCAACACACACTACACTTTGCCTCTACTGAAGAACATCTCCAACCAGACAATACACATGACCAAGAGAATCTTTATTCTTCTAGAAAAGCATCCACAACTGCATCAGTGCCGAGTTCTTTCCCAGCAAGCATGAGAACAATTCATCCCACCATCCTTGCACCATCAGGCTATCAGCTACAACAGATACATGAGCGATTGGCTCTATTGAGAAGTAATGGCACAGTCTGGCATGAAGAGACTCTAACCAGTCTTGGTTTGGGAATCATTCGACTCTGCAGAAGTGAAAACTCATGCTTACCCTCCATAAAATCCCATAGCAAATCAG TTGCTGTCTCTactggagtgaaggagagaatcTGGCAGCTAGTGTCCAGCAGTACAACATTTGATAGCACTGCAGTCAGTGGAGATCAGCAACATGCTTCTCCATGGACACTAACATCCATCGTAAGGAAAATCATTGTTTTAGTATAG